In Glycine max cultivar Williams 82 chromosome 7, Glycine_max_v4.0, whole genome shotgun sequence, a single window of DNA contains:
- the LOC100802465 gene encoding deSI-like protein At4g17486 isoform X1, whose protein sequence is MKSGFKNGWPSVVRLHLREKSVTPFCIFSKVKPAGNMPGNTPVYLNVYDLTTVNGYMYWAGIGIFHSGVEVYGVEYAFGAHDYPTSGVFEVEPRQCPGFKFRKSIFMGTTNLDPFQIREFMERQSANYNGDTYHLIVKNCNHFCEDICYKLTGNSIPKWVNRLARIGSFCNCILPDALKTSTVQHDDPNFQGCDSEKRRLRTAFSCLSSISMPQKEVSMSSLFMHSHYKGCLPPWELKKSKKGSLKQKLED, encoded by the exons ATGAAGTCAGGTTTTAAAAATGGTTGGCCCTCTGTTGTGCGTCTTCATCTCCGAGAAAAATCAGTGACGCCCTTTTGCATATTTTCTAAAGTGAAACCAGCTGGCAACATGCCTGGGAATACACCTGTTTATCTCAATGTCTATGACTTGACAACTGTAAATGGCTATATGTATTGGGCAGGAATTGGTATTTTCCACTCAGGGGTTGAAG TTTATGGAGTAGAATATGCATTTGGAGCCCATGACTATCCAACAAGTGGTGTCTTCGAGGTTGAGCCTCGACAGTGTCCTGGCTTTAAGTTTAGGAAGTCGATATTCATGGGAACTACAAACTTAGATCCTTTCCAGATTAGAGAGTTCATGGAGCGCCAGTCTGCAAATTACAATGGTGATACTTATCACTTGATTGTGAAGAATTGCAACCATTTCTGTGAGGATATTTGTTACAAGCTAACAGGCAATTCTATTCCAAAATGGGTCAATCGTCTTGCAAGAATAG GTTCCTTTTGCAACTGTATACTCCCTGATGCTCTTAAAACTTCCACTGTTCAGCATGATGATCCCAACTTTCAAGGGTGTGATAGTGAGAAACGAAGACTACGAACCGCCTTCAGTTGCTTGTCATCAATCTCAATGCCTCAGAAGGAAGTGTCAATGTCTTCATTATTTATGCATTCTCACTATAAAGGTTGCCTACCACCATGGGAGTTAAAGAAGTCTAAAAAGGGCTCACTAAAGCAAAAATTAGAAGACTAG